One Fusarium poae strain DAOMC 252244 chromosome 4, whole genome shotgun sequence DNA window includes the following coding sequences:
- a CDS encoding hypothetical protein (TransMembrane:14 (i559-577o583-602i634-653o665-683i695-715o807-840i1230-1251o1263-1282i1302-1332o1344-1366i1373-1392o1404-1424i1497-1516o1522-1541i)) translates to MLGNTVDGDALRRTQSSMWQQQQQQPISQQTVEGGQHNPTSSSSSDTGVVQEGKWGERGQEDVTAQEAMQEFESLRHNLMSLHKTRTTETNASKANASRRASNAARVPSAKYRQNVDDDESKTDVEAGPEESEGFELGQFMREGHFEKRSEEDGSLKRVGVVYENMTVKGVGSTTSFVRTVPDAILGTFGPDLYKILTRYFPSLRFGKAPTRTLINDFTGCVRDGEMMLVLGRPGAGCSTFLKAISNNRESYAAVQGEVSYSGISAADQKKYYRGEVNYNGEDDIHFASLSVWKTLAFALMNKTKVKEKTDIPVIVEALMKMFGISHTRGTVVGDEYTRGVSGGERKRVSIAETLASKSTVMAWDNSTRGLDASTALDYARSLRIMTDISNRTTLVTLYQAGEGIYELMDKVLVIDQGRQIFSGPANKAKQYFVDLGFECPERQTTADFLTAVTDPTERRFRPGFENRAPRTPEELESAFRNSPNYQELLADVAAYKESLHQSNYEDAKRFQGAVQEAKSKHVSDKSSYTISFPRQVLACTKREAWLLFGDTTTLWTKLFIIISNGLIVGSLFYGQSEDTESTFSRGGTIFFSILFLGWLQLSELMKAVSGRAVVARHHDYAFYRPSAVSLARVLLDFPVIGVQVCIFGITMYFMTGLDVDVSKFWIYLLFVYTTTIMVTAMYRMFASLSPEIDTAVRFSGISLNLLVIYTGYVIPKTQLLKDYIWFGWIYWINPISYSFEAVLTNELSDRNMECAPSQTVPQGPGVEPGYQGCAISGASVNARSVSGSDYLEAAYNYSRSNLWRNFGVVIAFAILYILVTVLATEVVSFAEGGGGALIFKKSRRAKEQAREAEASVDDEKAVGNGASASSGVVSDPNPGSEEEALEQITDSESIFTWRDIEYTVPYLGGEKKLLNKVSGYAKPGIMVALMGASGAGKTTLLNILSQRTNVGVVTGEMLVDGRSLGTDFQRNTGFCLQGDLHDTTQTVREAIEFSAILRQDASVSRAGKLAYVDKIIDLLELNDLQDAVIMCLGVEQRKRLTIGVELAAKPSLLLFLDEPTSGLDSQSAYSIVRFLRKLSRAGQAIICTIHQPSSVLIQQFDMVLALNPGGNTFYFGPMGENGQDVVKYFSDRGAVCPPNKNVAEFILETAARPHRRSDGTKVDWNQEWVESEEAQQVLEEIDGLKRVRSSATEGTVSDKKEHSEFAASTWLQTVELTKRMFRQHWRDPSYIYGKFFVAVIFGIFNGFTFWKLGYTMQDMQNRMFTCFLIVTVPPTVVNGVVPKFFTNMALWQAREYPSRIYGWVAFCTANIVSDIPAAVVSAVLYFVLWYWPTGLPTESSVSGYVFLMTLLMYLFMTSWGQWICAFAPSFTVISNVLPFFFVMFGLFNGVVRPYASLPVFWKYWMYYANPSTYWIGGILAATLDGAPVECSSEETAKFDAPPGQTCQEYAGTFATSAGGYLLNPSDTSSCEYCPMSSGNDYLASLNINASDKWRDFGIFLAFCVSNWMLVYFFIYTVRVKGWSFGLGKIFGALGKLVDMIKKPFQRKKKE, encoded by the exons ATGTTGGGAAATACAGTAGACGGTGATGCCCTCCGTCGTACCCAATCATCGATGtggcaacaacagcagcagcagcctatTTCACAACAAACCGTCGAGGGCGGACAGCACAACCCTACAAGTAGTAGCTCCTCCGACACAGGTGTCGTCCAAGAAGGCAAATGGGGAGAGCGCGGACAAGAAGATGTCACGGCGCAAGAGGCGATGCAAGAATTCGAGTCTCTGAGGCACAACCTCATGAGCTTGCACAAAACAAGAACTACAGAAACAAACGCCAGCAAAGCGAATGCAAGTAGAAGGGCAAGCAACGCTGCTCGAGTTCCTTCAGCAAAATATCGCCAGAAtgttgacgatgacgagTCGAAAACCGATGTTGAAGCCGGTCCCGAGGAGAGTGAAGGTTTCGAACTAGGCCAATTTATGCGAGAAGGTCATTTCGAAAAACGATCCGAGGAGGACGGATCACTGAAGCGAGTCGGAGTTGTGTACGAAAACATGACTGTCAAAGGTGTTGGCAGCACGACATCTTTCGTTCGAACCGTACCCGATGCTATTCTTGGAACATTTGGCCCTGACCTTTACAAAATACTTACTCGGTATTTCCCGTCTCTCCGGTTTGGAAAAGCCCCGACCCGGACACTCATCAATGACTTCACCGGCTGTGTCAGGGATGGCGAGATGATGCTTGTCTTGGGACGACCTGGCGCTGGCTGTAGTACATTCCTCAAGGCCATCAGCAACAATCGCGAGTCGTATGCTGCCGTCCAAGGAGAAGTATCATATAGTGGCATTTCTGCAGCTGACCAGAAGAAGTACTACCGAGGCGAGGTCAACTATAACGGTGAAGACGATATCCATTTCGCTTCTCTAAGCGTCTGGAAGACTCTTGCTTTTGCTCTCAtgaacaagaccaaggtcaaggagaagACCGACATTCCTGTCATCGTGGAAGCTCTCATGAAGATGTTTGGTATCAGCCACACAAGAGGCACCGTCGTTGGTGATGAATACACTCGAGGTGTTTCTGGTGGTGAAAGAAAGCGAGTCTCTATTGCAGAGACATTGGCCTCCAAGTCTACCGTCATGGCTTGGGATAACTCTACCCGAGGACTGGACGCATCGACCGCCCTCGATTATGCGCGATCGCTTCGCATTATGACAGACATCAGCAACCGAACCACTCTTGTCACCTTATATCAGGCTGGCGAAGGCATCTATGAACTAATGGACAAGGTTTTGGTCATTGACCAGGGCCGGCAGATCTTCTCTGGACCTGCCAATAAGGCCAAGCAGTATTTTGTCGACCTCGGATTTGAGTGTCCTGAACGACAGACGACCGCCGATTTCTTGACCGCCGTCACTGATCCGACCGAACGACGCTTCCGACCTGGATTCGAGAACCGCGCTCCTCGAACGCCCGAGGAATTAGAATCAGCTTTCCGAAACTCGCCAAACTACCAGGAGCTCTTGGCCGATGTTGCAGCCTATAAGGAGTCTCTTCACCAGTCAAATTACGAAGATGCGAAGAGATTTCAGGGTGCCGTTCAGGAAGCCAAGTCGAAGCATGTCTCTGACAAGTCTTCCTATACAATCTCGTTCCCTCGACAGGTTCTTGCGTGCACCAAGCGAGAAGCTTGGCTACTATTTGGGGACACCACAACTCTCTGGACCAAGCTTTTTATCATTATCTCGAACGGTCTCATCGTCGGATCTCTATTCTACGGTCAATCAGAGGACACTGAAAGCACTTTCAGCCGCGGTGGTACCATTTTCTTTTCCATTCTCTTCCTTGGTTGGCTTCAGCTATCTGAACTTATGAAGGCTGTTTCTGGACGTGCTGTCGTTGCTCGCCATCATGACTATGCTTTCTATCGTCCATCTGCTGTCTCTCTTGCTCGCGTTCTACTCGACTTTCCTGTTATTGGCGTTCAAGTTTGCATCTTTGGCATCACCATGTACTTCATGACCGGGCTTGATGTTGACGTGTCAAAGTTCTGGATCTATCTGCTGTTTGTCTATACCACGACTATCATGGTTACGGCAATGTACCGCATGTTTGCCAGCTTGTCCCCTGAAATTGACACTGCTGTCCGATTCTCCGGAATCTCACTGAATCTACTCGTCATTTACACTGGATACGTTATCCCAAAGACTCAATTGCTGAAGGACTATATCTGGTTTGGTTGGATATACTGGATCAACCCCATCAGTTATAGTTTTGAAGCTGTCTTGACCAATGAACTGTCCGACAGGAACATGGAATGTGCCCCGTCTCAGACTGTTCCTCAGGGTCCAGGAGTTGAGCCGGGATACCAGGGATGCGCTATCAGTGGTGCGTCAGTCAACGCACGGTCTGTTTCTGGAAGCGACTATCTTGAAGCCGCCTACAACTACAGCCGCTCGAATCTTTGGCGAAACTTCGGTGTTGTCATCGCTTTTGCTATTCTCTACATCCTCGTCACAGTATTGGCAACGGAGGTAGTTAGCTTTGCCGAAGGAGGCGGCGGTGCCCTGATCTTCAAGAAAAGCCGTAGGGCTAAAGAGCAAGCGCGCGAAGCTGAGGCatctgttgatgatgagaaggcCGTTGGGAATGGTGCCAGTGCCTCATCCGGGGTTGTGTCCGATCCCAACCCGGGCAGCGAGGAAGAGGCTCTTGAGCAAATTACTGACAGCGAGTCAATCTTCACATGGCGAGATATTGAGTACACAGTTCCTTACCTTGGTGGCGAAAAGAAGCTCCTTAACAAGGTGAGCGGGTATGCTAAGCCGGGCATCATGGTTGCTCTAATGGGAGCATCGGGCGCCGGAAAGACGACACTTCTCAACATTCTCTCGCAGCGCACGAATGTTGGTGTTGTTACAGGAGAAATGCTTGTGGATGGTCGATCTCTTGGTACCGATTTCCAGAGAAACACTGGTTTCTGCCTTCAAGGCGATCTTCATGACACGACTCAAACTGTGAGAGAGGCCATCGAGTTTTCTGCCATTCTGCGACAGGATGCATCGGTTAGCCGTGCCGGCAAGCTTGCATATGTGGACAAAATCATTGACCTCCTTGAGCTCAACGATTTGCAAGACGCTGTCATCATGTGCCTTGGTGTCGAGCAGCGCAAGAGATTGACAATTGGCGTCGAACTGGCCGCCAAACCAtcacttcttctcttccttgacGAGCCCACCTCTGGTTTAGATTCCCAATCTGCCTACTCGATCGTGCGCTTCCTTCGGAAGCTGAGTCGAGCTGGTCAGGCAATCATTTGTACTATCCACCAGCCAAGCTCTGTTCTTATTCAACAGTTTGACATGGTCCTGGCTCTGAATCCCGGAGGTAACACGTTCTACTTTGGTCCCATGGGAGAAAATGGACAGGATGTTGTCAAGTATTTCTCTGATCGTGGCGCTGTCTGTCCTCCCAACAAGAATGTTGCCGAGTTTATCCTGGAGACCGCTGCTCGACCTCACAGGCGATCAGATGGAACCAAGGTTGACTGGAACCAGGAATGGGTCGAAAGTGAGGAAGCTCAGCAGGTTCTTGAAGAGATTGACGGTCTCAAGCGAGTTCGAAGTTCTGCAACAGAAGGGACAGTTTCCGACAAGAAGGAGCACTCTGAATTCGCTGCGTCAACCTGGTTACAGACCGTTGAGTTGACCAAGCGCATGTTTAGACAACATTGGCGTGATCCTTCCTACATTTATGGCAAGTTCTTTGTTGCAGTCATATTTGGCATTTTCAACGGTTTCACATTCTGGAAACTTGGCTACACAATGCAGGACATGCAGAACCGCATGTTCACTTGTTTCTTGATCGTGACAGTTCCTCCCACTGTCGTCAACGGTGTTGTACCCAAGTTTTTCACCAACATGGCCCTTTGGCAAGCTCGTGAATATCCCTCTCGTATTTATGGCTGGGTTGCCTTTTGTACAGCAAACATTGTTTCGGATATTCCTGCCGCTGTCGTCTCAGCAGTATTATACTTTGTCTTGTGGTATTGGCCCACTGGATTGCCGACGGAGAGTTCTGTCTCTGGTTATGTATTTCTGATGACACTCCTTATGTACCTTTTTATGACAAGTTGGGGCCAGTGGATTTGTGCATTTGCCCCTAGCTTTACCGTCATCTCCAAC GTCTTGCCATTCTTCTTTGTCATGTTTGGCCTCTTCAACGGAGTCGTTCGCCCCTATGCATCGCTCCCAGTCTTCTGGAAATATTGGATGTACTATGCAAACCCTTCAACATACTGGATTGGGGGTATTCTTGCAGCAACTTTGGATGGCGCTCCTGTGGAATGTTCATCCGAGGAGACTGCCAAGTTCGATGCACCACCAGGTCAAACTTGCCAAGAATATGCAGGAACTTTTGCAACTTCTGCCGGTGGTTACCTTCTGAACCCTAGTGATACGAGCTCTTGCGAGTATTGTCCTATGTCTTCTGGCAACGACTACCTTGCCTCGCTCAACATCAACGCGAGCGACAAGTGGAGAG ATTTTGGAATATTCCTTGCATTTTGTGTATCTAATTGGATGCTCGTATACTTCTTTATCTACACAGTCCGTGTCAAGGGCTGGAGTTTCGGCCTTGGAAAAATATTTGGCGCTTTAGGCAAGCTGGTCGACATGATCAAGAAGCCATTTcagcgaaagaagaaggaatga